A window of Suncus etruscus isolate mSunEtr1 chromosome 4, mSunEtr1.pri.cur, whole genome shotgun sequence contains these coding sequences:
- the PADI4 gene encoding protein-arginine deiminase type-4: MAQGTRIHVSLEQPTSAVCVLGTETQLDVYSAAPEGCTSFSLSTPPGVLVDVAHSPPTKKNPTCSSKWPLDPRLEVSLRMKAASRSTGDQKIRVSYYGRTKAPAQALIYITAVEISLIGDITRTGKAKHSVIKKNQRTWTWGPRGQGAILLVNCDRDSPRSANMDSEDDIILNKKDLQDMSLVTLHTSTPRDFFRDHRLVLHVARTEMDKVRVFRDKGDKQSSKFKAILGPQQPAHTLDLPGGQHKADFYVEGLTFPDADFPGLVSLNISLLDASDQGLPEALLFQDSVPFRVAPWIMTPNTQTPKEVYVCSTEENEDFLMAVAELAKKAQCKLTVCPAEEYMEDRWMQDEMEIGYIQAPHQMLPVVFDSPRNGGLKDFPKYMLGSDFGYVTRGPQKEGATDLDSFGNLEVSPPVTVGGKKYPLGRILIGSSLYPSTSSQDMHQALLDFLGAQLVQAPIKLYSDWLLVGHIDEFLSFVPAPNQGFRLLLASPRSCYKLFQEQLKQGRGEAVLFEGKKKKQPKIKEILSNKKLREHNSYAESCIDWNREVLKRELGLSEQDIIDIPQLFDLRKDGRGFLKAEAYFPNMVNMLVLGKHLGIPKPFGPIVNGHCCLEEKVRALLEPLGLHCTFIDDFYTYHIRQGEVHCGTNVRRQPFSFKWWHMEP, translated from the exons TGCCGCCCCTGAGGGTTGCACAAGCTTCAGTCTCAGTACTCCCCCAGGAGTGCTCGTTGATGTTGCCCACAGCCCTCCCACTAAGAAGAACCCCACTTGTTCCTCCAAATGGCCTCTGGACCCCAGGCTGGAGGTGAGCCTGAGGATGAAGGCTGCCAGCCGCAGCACAGGTGACCAGAAG ATTCGTGTTTCATACTATGGACGGACAAAGGCCCCAGCCCAAGCTTTGATCTACATCACTGCAGTGG AAATCTCTTTGATCGGGGACATCACTCGCACAGGCAAAGCGAAGCACTCGGTAATCAAGAAAAACCAG AGGACCTGGACCTGGGGTCCTCGAGGACAAGGTGCCATCCTGCTGGTGAACTGTGACAGAGACAGTCCCAGGTCTGCCAACATGGACAGTGAGGATGACATCATACTCAACAAGAAAG ACCTGCAGGACATGTCTCTAGTGACCTTGCACACAAGCACCCCCAGGGACTTCTTCAGAGACCACAGGCTGGTGCTCCATGTGGCCAGAACAGAGATGGACAAAGTCAGAGTGTTTCGTGACAAAG GGGACAAACAGTCATCCAAGTTCAAGGCAATCCTGGGTCCACAGCAGCCTGCCCACACCCTGGACCTTCCAGGGGGGCAGCACAAAGCAGACTTCTACGTGGAGGGCCTCACCTTCCCTGATGCTGACTTCCCGGGGCTGGTCTCCCTCAACATCTCCCTGCTGGATGCATCTGACCAG GGGCTTCCTGAAGCTCTGCTCTTCCAAGATTCTGTGCCCTTCCGTGTGGCCCCCTGGATCATGACCCCCAATACTCAAACCCCCAAAGAGGTATACGTGTGCAG CACAGAAGAAAATGAGGACTTCTTGATGGCAGTAGCGGAACTGGCCAAGAAAGCCCAGTGCAAGCTGACTGTGTGCCCTGCAGAGGAGTACATGGAGGACCGATGGATGCAG GACGAGATGGAGATTGGCTACATCCAAGCCCCACATCAGATGCTGccggtggtctttgactctccgAGGAATGGAGGCCTGAAAGACTTTCCCAAATACATGCTG GGTTCAGATTTTGGTTATGTGACTCGAGGGCCCCAAAAGGAAGGAGCTACTGATCTTGACTCCTTTGGGAATCTGGAAGTGAGTCCTCCAGTCACAGTTGGAGGGAAGAAATACCCTCTGGGCAGAATTCTTATTGGAAGCAGTCTTTACCCCAG CACCAGCAGCCAGGACATGCACCAGGCCCTCCTGGACTTCTTGGGGGCCCAGCTGGTACAGGCCCCGATAAAGCTCTACTCTGATTGGTTGCTCGTGGGTCACATCGACGAGTTCCTGAGCTTCGTGCCTGCTCCCAACCAG GGCTTCCGGCTGCTCCTGGCCAGCCCCAGGTCCTGCTACAAACTGTTTCAGGAGCAGCTGAAGCAGGGCCGCGGGGAGGCTGTGCTGTTCGAAGGCAAGA aaaagaaacagccaaaaataaaggaaattcttTCCAACAAGAAACTTCGGGAACACAATTCCTATGCAGAG AGCTGCATCGACTGGAACCGGGAGGTGCTGAAGCGGGAGTTGGGCCTTTCAGAGCAAGACATCATCGACATCCCCCAGCTCTTTGACCTCCGGAAGGATGGCAGAGGATTCCTCAAGGCTGAGGCCTATTTCCCAAACATG GTCAATATGCTGGTGCTCGGCAAACACCTGGGCATCCCCAAGCCCTTCGGACCCATCGTCAATGGCCACTGTTGCCTGGAAGAGAAGGTGCGTGCACTGCTGGAGCCACTAGGCCTGCACTGTACCTTCATCGATGACTTCTATACTTACCACATCAGGCAAGGGGAGGTGCACTGCGGCACCAACGTGCGTCGGCAGCCCTTCTCCTTCAAGTGGTGGCACATGGAGCCTTGA